Proteins found in one Scomber scombrus chromosome 15, fScoSco1.1, whole genome shotgun sequence genomic segment:
- the ak1 gene encoding adenylate kinase isoenzyme 1 — MADKIKDAKIIFVVGGPGSGKGTQCEKIVAKYGYTHLSSGDLLRAEVASGSERGKQLQAIMQKGELVPLDTVLDMIKDAMIAKADVSKGFLIDGYPREVKQGEEFEKKIGKPCLLLYVDAKAETMVKRLMKRGETSGRADDNEETIKKRLDLYYKATEPVIAHYSGRGIVKKVDSELPVDEVFSQVSKAVDALK, encoded by the exons ATGGCAG ACAAAATCAAGGATGCAAAGATCATCTTTGTCGTGG gtgGGCCTGGCTCTGGAAAGGGCACCCAGTGTGAGAAGATAGTTGCAAAGTATGGCTACACCCACCTGTCTTCTGGGGATCTGCTCCGTGCTGAAGTGGCCTCTGGCTCTGAGAGGGGCAAACAGCTCCAGGCCATCATGCAAAAGGGAGAGCTTGTGCCACTG GACACAGTCTTAGACATGATTAAGGATGCCATGATCGCCAAGGCTGATGTCTCCAAAGGCTTCCTTATTGATGGCTACCCCCGTGAGGTGAAGCAGGGTGAGGAGTTTGAGAAGAAG ATCGGCAAACCCTGCCTGCTGCTGTACGTTGACGCAAAAGCAGAGACCATGGTCAAGAGGCTTATGAAGCGTGGTGAGACCAGCGGCCGTGCTGATGATAATGAGGAGACCATCAAGAAGCGCCTGGACTTGTACTACAAAGCAACAGAGCCAGTCATCGCCCATTATAGTGGCCGCGGCATTGTCAAGAAG GTTGACTCTGAATTGCCCGTTGATGAAGTCTTCAGCCAAGTCAGCAAAGCTGTTGATGCACTGAAGTAA